GGATGCACTTTGCGTCAGAATCAACGGGTCTGTGGCATTTTTGGAGCTGTCCTTGAACTCAATCGGTTCCCAAGCCATGGCGCGGGATTTGGAGAGACGAACGGTGTCGACATTCAGAATGTCTTTGTTAACAGCCTGACTTTTCAGGGAAATGTACAAAGGCGCGATATACGCCTGGTCAGTTACCAAGCGATCTTCCAATTGTTTGTACGTGTCTTTGTACTCATCTGGAGTTTGAGTAGCTGCCTGATCGATGAGTTTATCAAGTTCCCCATCGGCAAGGATACTGTAATCTCCACCTGTTTTGAAAAGGGAACGTACCGCATAATCGGGATTTCCCGTTACCGTTGTCCAGCTGGACAAGGCGATGTCATAATTCCCTGCATCCTGCTGGGATTTGAAGCTGCCGTAATCCGGCTGCAGGTTCAGTTTCACATTGAAGCCGTTTTTGGTCAGCTGGTCGCGGACAATGTTTACATCATTTTCGGAAGAACTCATGGCGAGCAGTTCAATGTCTACCGATTTTTGTGCAGTTTCAGTTGTATCCGCTGGTGCGGTCTCCGCCTGAGATTCGGTTTTCGTTTTTACACTGCAGCCGGAAATCACAATGACGAGAATTAATAGCAATGAGATCAGTGTACGTTTTTTCATGGGATTACCCTCCATATCTTTAATGTGTGATGTGTGATTTCTTTTTTTCTATATCATTTATTTCAACAAATCATTTAGGCCTTCTCCAGCTTGGGATCAAGCGCATCACGCAGACCGTCACCGAGAAAGTTAAACGAAAGAACCAGCAAAATAATAGCCAAGCCTGGATAAATCGCCAGATAAGAGTGGGTCTCCAGGTATGTACTGCCGAGCTTCAGAATATTACCCCATTCCGGAATATGCGGCTCCACGCCGAGCCCCAGATAACTCAAACTGCTGGTAGCGATAACCGCTCCACCAATCGTGAGTGTGGACTTGATAATCATGGGCGCAAGGGAGTTGGGAATAATGTGTTTGAAAATAATCGTACGATTGTTGTACCCCAGTGCACGTGCAGCTTCCACAAATTCAAAAGTAGATACATAGAGCACGCTGGCTCTCATGGTACGAGCGTAAGTTGGAATCGAACCCAGACTCAGCGCCAGAATGAGATTGACTGTATTGGCTCCAAACGCCGCAATAATCGCAATGGCGAGTAGAATTCCCGGAATCGCATAGAGAATATCGAGCAGCCGCATGATGATGTTATCCGTATGCCTTCCGTAGAAGCCGGAGAAGGCTCCGAGGATTCCGCCGATCAACACAGGAATGATGGTCGACATGCAACCTACGATCAAGGAGATCCGGGCACCAAATACAATCCGGGAAAATAAACATCGTCCGAAGTCGTCCGTTCCCAATGGATACGCAAGGGAAGGGGGTTGAAGCAGAGCCGAGTAGTTATTTTCCACAGCCATGCTGTAATCAAAAGTAAAGAAGCTGCAGATCGATATCGAGAACAGAAAAATGATAAAAAACAAACCGGACATGGCGGTCATATTCGGAGCAAGACGCTCCCATAGATCGTTCCAAAAGTTTGATTTTTGTTTCCCCTGTCTGCGAATGCGTCCAATGATGGAAATGCCGAGCAACAGTGCAAATACATTACCTGTGATTGAGGTCAGAATCAGTACTACACTGACACCGATCATCCAGCGAGGGAGGATAGAGGTCGCGTTATATCGGGATACGATAATCAGTACGACTAGGTCAATGACGAGAATAAATATCAGCACCGCCATGGCTGGTAGAAAGTTGTCAGCCACATAGGGTTTGAAAACATTTAACGCGGATACACCGATAACGAACAGCTGGGTTAACAGCATATACACCGCAAAGGTATACTCCACATTCCTGACTTTTCGAATCAGATGAAAGGCTGCCGTTACGATAAATATATTGCCAGAAATAATAGCAAACAGTTGAACCCAGGCGATCCTGCGAGTCAGAGCAGTGACCGTACCAGTTCGGATCAAGTCTTTTCGAATCCGAAGGGTGATGATACTTTGGACCAGTGTGAAGAATACATAGATCCCAAGTATCGTTAGCAGAAATGGTTTGAACGTCTGCCCGCTCCAGTCATAACTGTTGAACAGCAACAAGGCAGTCAAGAGAAGGGACGTGATCCAGGCGAAGCTCGCCTGACTGTATTCTCGAGAAGACTTAAGTCGGAAACGCATTTCTTGTGTTAAGGACGAGTTTGTCATAATACACCTGCTTTAAGAGGTAGTTCAACACACACTTTAATATTGTTTCATCTTGGAGCGCACTCTTGGATCAATAAAAGCGTACAGCAGATCAACCGCTACATTGATAATGGAGATCGTAATTGCTGTGTAGATTACTCCGCCCATGATACTCGGAATATCGGGGATAAATTGTTTATCCACAATATAGCTACCGAGACCGCTGATATTAAACACTTTCTCCGTCACTGCTGCCCCGCCAAGCATGGCACCGAATTGGAGTCCAACCACAGTCACGATTGGAATCAATGCATTACGTACAGCATGTTTCAGCATGACCTGACGTTCGCTTAACCCCTTGGCGCGAGCGGTCATCACATAATCCTCATGAATGACTTCCAGTGTAGAAGACCGGGTCATCCGTGCCACCGCAGCTGTAAGTCCCGTGCCCAGAACAATGGTTGGCATAATGATCGACAGCCAGTTCTGCGGGTTGAAGGTGGCGGGAAGCCACTGCAATTTGATCGAAAAGTTCAGAATGAAAATAAGTCCTTGCCAGAAATTTGGGATCGATAATCCAATCAGAGCGATGAACATAAACGTATAATCGAACCATGAATTAGGCTTAATCGCTGAGATGATACCGATGGGTAACGCAATGACAAGTGCTAATAGCAGGGAGATGACCGCTAGCGTCAATGTAATTGGAAACTTTCTTGCAATCGTTGCTGTTACGTCTTCATTTCCTGCAAAAGACTTGCCAAGATCGAAGAGAGCAACTCCCTTAATATTGTTCCAGAGCTGTGTAAGATAAGGCTGATCCAAGCCATACACCTGATTGAATGCTGCAATCTGTTCCTGCGTTGCTGTCTCTCCGAGAATGTTAGCTGCCGGGTTGAACGGAGACAGATACAAAATCGTAAATACGAGTGTGGCTACGCCCAGAATGACAAATACTGTCATCAGTATTCTTTCAAATATGTACTTTAGATAAGGATTTCCATACAAAAACAGGATGCCATACATCAGACAGCCGGGAATAATCGATATCGCGAAAAACCATGGTTTGTCGATAAGGGTGTGGAATGTATCGGCCATCGTAAGACGTTGACTTCCCTGTTCCTGAAGTATGAGAGAAGTCCGCTCTTTCAACTCTTTCTGAACCGTTTCTTCCAACCATTCCTCGGTCTGACGTCTGAATTCTTCCTCACTGACCTGCTGCTGGAAAAAACGATGTTTGCGCCGCAGCTGTTCTTCGACTTCCAACTTCAGCTTGTTCCGATAGGAAGAAGCGAGCAGTTCTTGCTCAGCCGTCTGCCTGGCAGCTACCCAGCCGTCATTTTTTCGATTCGAACGCCATATTAGAAACACGACCAGATTGATCGGTAATCCAAGAATGAACAGAACATATCGGTAGGAAGGATGAAGCAGCATTTTGCCATAAATAAAACTTAAATTGTGCACCAACCGCGAGAGTCTGCTGCCTTCTGCAAGATTCAAACCAAGCGTGCCTCCTTTCATTCAGGTTTAAATTGCATTATTCCGATTGATATAGTATATATTATTTAGGGTCTAAACAATTGTCAAGGAATTAAATGGTATACATATGAGATGAGTGAATGTGAAAAAACGGATGAGAGCTGGTGATGACATGGAACCTTTACTGAAAGTTAATGATCTATCGGTCTCTTTTCATTCTGGAGAGAGTGAGTTTCAGGCAGTGCGAGAAGTGAGTTTTGAAGTGCGCAAAGGCGAGACGCTGGGGATTGTAGGCGAATCGGGCAGTGGAAAAAGTGTAACCGCACGTTCCATTATGAGGCTGCTTGCATCGCCGCCTTCACAGATGAAAAATGGAGAGATTCTGTTCAAAGGGGTCGATCTGGCGAATAAAACGCAGAAAGAGATGGAGAGCATCCGTGGGCGTGATATTGGTATGATCTTTCAGGACCCGATGAGTTCTCTTAATCCGACTATTAAAGTGGGTAAACAGATCTCCGAAAGTCTGATCAAACACCAGAAGGTGTCCAAAAGGGAAGCCAAGAAACAGGCGATTGCCATGATGGAGCGGGTGGGGATAACTCGCAGCGAAATACGCTATAACCAGTATCCGCACGAATTCTCCGGAGGCATGCGCCAGCGGGTCATGATTGGTATTGCACTTGCTTGTCGTCCTGAATTGCTCATTGCCGATGAGCCAACAACCGCACTGGACGTTACAATTCAGGCACAGATTCTGAGTTTGATGAAAGATATGCAGGATCAACTGGGTACATCGATTATTCTGATCACGCATGATCTGGGCGTAGTGGCAGGCATGTGTGATCGGGTTGTTGTTATGAAAGAAGGGCAGATCGTGGAAACCGGGACTACAACAGAGATTTTTGCTAATCCCAAACACCCGTATACGATCAGACTTCTGAATGCATTACCACGTCTGGATCAGAAGAAAAAGCCAAAACCGGTATCGTTGGTCCCGAGAGATCTCGAGGATGATCAGCCGTTGCTTGAGGTGAAATCGCTCAGACAACATTTTAATCTGGGGAAAGGCAACACCTTAAAGGCTGTGAATGATATCAGTTTCCATATTCGTCAAGGAGAGACACTCGGCGTTGTAGGGGAATCCGGCAGCGGAAAATCAACCACGGGGCGTGCGATTTTGCGATTGCATGAGCCAACAGGTGGAGATGTACTCTTTAAAGGAGTCCCGCTCAATCGCTTGTCAGCTTCGGAGATGAAAACGATGCGCAGACATATGCAGATCATCTTCCAAGACCCATATGCATCTCTGAATCCCAAAATGAGGATTATGGATATCATTGGAGAAGCCCTTGATATTCATCAACTTGCAGGTACAGCATCTCAGCGGGAGAAGCGGGTGGAGGAACTACTGGAGATGGTGGGTCTTGATCCTACCCATGCGCAGCGTTATCCACATGAATTCTCGGGTGGACAGAG
The nucleotide sequence above comes from Paenibacillus sp. W2I17. Encoded proteins:
- a CDS encoding ABC transporter permease is translated as MTNSSLTQEMRFRLKSSREYSQASFAWITSLLLTALLLFNSYDWSGQTFKPFLLTILGIYVFFTLVQSIITLRIRKDLIRTGTVTALTRRIAWVQLFAIISGNIFIVTAAFHLIRKVRNVEYTFAVYMLLTQLFVIGVSALNVFKPYVADNFLPAMAVLIFILVIDLVVLIIVSRYNATSILPRWMIGVSVVLILTSITGNVFALLLGISIIGRIRRQGKQKSNFWNDLWERLAPNMTAMSGLFFIIFLFSISICSFFTFDYSMAVENNYSALLQPPSLAYPLGTDDFGRCLFSRIVFGARISLIVGCMSTIIPVLIGGILGAFSGFYGRHTDNIIMRLLDILYAIPGILLAIAIIAAFGANTVNLILALSLGSIPTYARTMRASVLYVSTFEFVEAARALGYNNRTIIFKHIIPNSLAPMIIKSTLTIGGAVIATSSLSYLGLGVEPHIPEWGNILKLGSTYLETHSYLAIYPGLAIILLVLSFNFLGDGLRDALDPKLEKA
- a CDS encoding ABC transporter permease subunit, which gives rise to MNLAEGSRLSRLVHNLSFIYGKMLLHPSYRYVLFILGLPINLVVFLIWRSNRKNDGWVAARQTAEQELLASSYRNKLKLEVEEQLRRKHRFFQQQVSEEEFRRQTEEWLEETVQKELKERTSLILQEQGSQRLTMADTFHTLIDKPWFFAISIIPGCLMYGILFLYGNPYLKYIFERILMTVFVILGVATLVFTILYLSPFNPAANILGETATQEQIAAFNQVYGLDQPYLTQLWNNIKGVALFDLGKSFAGNEDVTATIARKFPITLTLAVISLLLALVIALPIGIISAIKPNSWFDYTFMFIALIGLSIPNFWQGLIFILNFSIKLQWLPATFNPQNWLSIIMPTIVLGTGLTAAVARMTRSSTLEVIHEDYVMTARAKGLSERQVMLKHAVRNALIPIVTVVGLQFGAMLGGAAVTEKVFNISGLGSYIVDKQFIPDIPSIMGGVIYTAITISIINVAVDLLYAFIDPRVRSKMKQY
- a CDS encoding ABC transporter ATP-binding protein, with the translated sequence MEPLLKVNDLSVSFHSGESEFQAVREVSFEVRKGETLGIVGESGSGKSVTARSIMRLLASPPSQMKNGEILFKGVDLANKTQKEMESIRGRDIGMIFQDPMSSLNPTIKVGKQISESLIKHQKVSKREAKKQAIAMMERVGITRSEIRYNQYPHEFSGGMRQRVMIGIALACRPELLIADEPTTALDVTIQAQILSLMKDMQDQLGTSIILITHDLGVVAGMCDRVVVMKEGQIVETGTTTEIFANPKHPYTIRLLNALPRLDQKKKPKPVSLVPRDLEDDQPLLEVKSLRQHFNLGKGNTLKAVNDISFHIRQGETLGVVGESGSGKSTTGRAILRLHEPTGGDVLFKGVPLNRLSASEMKTMRRHMQIIFQDPYASLNPKMRIMDIIGEALDIHQLAGTASQREKRVEELLEMVGLDPTHAQRYPHEFSGGQRQRIGIARALAVEPEFIVCDEPLSALDVSIQAQIVQLLEELQQRLGLTYLFIAHDLSMVKHISDRVAVMYNGKIVELAESEELYSNPQHAYTKALLSAIPVPDPAVEAKKKRHVVKETTRENVEVEDRYNLEHSKWVEVTEGHWVAISS